One part of the Arabidopsis thaliana chromosome 4, partial sequence genome encodes these proteins:
- a CDS encoding uncharacterized protein (unknown protein; BEST Arabidopsis thaliana protein match is: unknown protein (TAIR:AT3G23740.1); Has 18 Blast hits to 16 proteins in 6 species: Archae - 0; Bacteria - 0; Metazoa - 0; Fungi - 0; Plants - 18; Viruses - 0; Other Eukaryotes - 0 (source: NCBI BLink).): MAESDPILRKKMRFSSSSVRYTTSQNLMASKLRTQSNRSSVRFASPLSHIVTDLRHHHASPIKGKIVTQMPRTCSRVTVKNLCLRRVFSPSSISSDWDFHVKGGNLTKELNVESPCDTPNSNVMREGSKYLVDGLVATGGDLEVVECSQTTPPDLGMFTGELSLVKNEAGSINQEISEVSGKKVGTNLGSKVIRHPEKIFKNPGSVSYRRMLPYLMEAADVTRDGDAKDPKDERGELMAANYRLPETVSANSFVKAHGNNSPFKKMTSSSGNKISLCCRRKLFKVPGSVNYRRMLSYLKENSEDNHGTPETTHTDPQKNIEENASAIEAKGASNEVTDLDTCSNNVETPLADPKNEQETQLLLAEFSC, encoded by the exons ATGGCCGAATCAGATCCTatattgaggaagaagatgcgattttcgtcttcttcagtTCGTTATACTACCTCTCAGAACCTTATGGCAAGCAAATTACGAACTCAGAGCAATCGTTCCTCCGTTCGATTTGCATCCCCATTGTCTCACATTGTCACGGATCTTCGTCACCATCATGCGTCACCGATCAAAGGGAAAATTGTTACTCAAATGCCCCGAACTTGTTCTCGTGTCACCGTGAAGAATCTGTGTCTCAGACGCGTATTCTCTCCTAGTTCCATCTCTAGTGATTGGGACTTTCATGTGAAAGGGGGAAATCTAACCAAGGAGCTAAATGTGGAATCTCCTTGCGATACTCCGAATTCTAATG TTATGAGAGAAGGAAGCAAATATCTTGTTGATGGATTAGTGGCTACTGGAGGTGATTTAGAAGTAGTGGAATGCTCACAAACGACGCCACCGGATTTAGGAATGTTCACCGGTGAGCTTTCTTTGGTGAAAAATGAAGCAGGTTCTATCAATCAAGAGATCAGTGAGGTCTCTGGGAAGAAAGTTGGTACCAATCTCGGCAGCAAAGTG ATTCGTCATCCGGAAAAGATTTTCAAGAACCCTGGCTCTGTGAGCTATAGAAGAATGCTTCCTTACTTGATGGAAGCTGCAGATGTTACCCGAGATGGTGATGCAAAAGATCCTAAGGATGAAAGAGGTGAATTGATGGCAGCAAATTACCGACTTCCTGAAACCGTATCTGCCAATAGCTTTGTTAAAGCTCATGGAAACAATAGCCCTTTCAAGAAGATGACTTCATCCAGTGGCAACAAAATTTCT CTGTGCTGCCGGCGCAAGCTATTTAAAGTGCCAGGTTCTGTAAATTACAGAAGAATGCTTTCATATCTCAAAGAGAACTCAGAGGATAATCATG GAACTCCTGAAACCACGCATACAGATCCTCAGAAGAATATAGAGGAGAATGCTTCAGCTATTGAGGCTAAAGGGGCATCAAATGAAGTTACAGATTTAGATACATGCTCTAACAACGTTGAGACGCCACTAGCTGATCCAAAGAATGAGCAAGAAACTCAACTTTTGTTAGCTGAGTTTAGCTGTTAG
- a CDS encoding uncharacterized protein (unknown protein; Has 30201 Blast hits to 17322 proteins in 780 species: Archae - 12; Bacteria - 1396; Metazoa - 17338; Fungi - 3422; Plants - 5037; Viruses - 0; Other Eukaryotes - 2996 (source: NCBI BLink).): protein MKDYNENSKKFKCKFEGVQRQMSRRHGGTEGQLIFWSIYEIESGLNIHTSRKPIMRSLVTRETLNR from the coding sequence ATGAAAGACTAtaatgaaaattcaaaaaaatttaaatgtaaatttgaGGGTGTACAGAGGCAAATGTCACGGAGACACGGAGGAACAGAGGGTCAGTTGATCTTTTGGAGCATTTATGAGATCGAGTCAGGCTTGAATATCCACACCTCTCGGAAACCAATTATGAGATCCCTCGTAACACGAGAGACACTCAACCGGTGA
- the COP9 gene encoding COP9 signalosome, subunit CSN8 (CONSTITUTIVE PHOTOMORPHOGENIC 9 (COP9); CONTAINS InterPro DOMAIN/s: COP9 signalosome, subunit CSN8 (InterPro:IPR019280); Has 218 Blast hits to 218 proteins in 91 species: Archae - 0; Bacteria - 0; Metazoa - 136; Fungi - 17; Plants - 54; Viruses - 0; Other Eukaryotes - 11 (source: NCBI BLink).) has translation MDLSPVKEALAAKSFDKIADICDTLMLQVASEGIEYHDDWPYAIHLLGYFYVDDCDSARFLWKRIPTAIKERKPEVVAAWGIGQKLWTHDYAGVYEAIRGYDWSQEAKDMVAAFSDLYTKRMFQLLLSAYSTITIHDLALFLGMTEDDATTYVVENGWTVDAASQMASVKKQAVKREQKVDSSKLQRLTEYVFHLEH, from the exons ATGGATCTTTCGCCTGTTAAGGAAGCTTTGGCCGCCAAATCCTTTGACAAAATCGCCGATATCTGCGATACTCTCATGCTTCAG gttGCTTCCGAAGGAATTGAATATCATGATGATTGGCCTTACGCAATCCATCTTCTGGGTTACTTTTACGTTGACGATTG TGATAGCGCACGTTTCCTCTGGAAAAGGATACCTACAGCTATCAAGGAGAGGAAGCCTGAAGTTGTTGCAGCTTGGGGGATTGGTCAGAAGCTGTGGACACACGACTATGCAGGTGTATATGAAGCTATTCGGGGTTATGATTGGAGTCAAGAAGCTAAAGATATGGTTGCTGCCTTCTCAG ATCTTTACACAAAAAGGATGTTTCAGCTTTTGTTGTCTGCCTACTCCACAATTACCATCCATGATTTAGCTCTTTTCCTAGGGATGACGGAGGATGATGCCACAACTT ATGTTGTAGAGAATGGATGGACAGTGGATGCAGCTTCTCAAATGGCGAGTGTGAAGAAACAAGCTGTTAAAAGAGAGCAAAAGGTGGATTCATCGAAGCTACAACGCTTGACGGAGTATGTGTTCCACCTTGAACATTAA
- the XTH15 gene encoding xyloglucan endotransglucosylase/hydrolase 15 (xyloglucan endotransglucosylase/hydrolase 15 (XTH15); FUNCTIONS IN: hydrolase activity, acting on glycosyl bonds, xyloglucan:xyloglucosyl transferase activity, hydrolase activity, hydrolyzing O-glycosyl compounds; INVOLVED IN: N-terminal protein myristoylation, carbohydrate metabolic process, cellular glucan metabolic process; LOCATED IN: endomembrane system, apoplast, cell wall; EXPRESSED IN: 23 plant structures; EXPRESSED DURING: 14 growth stages; CONTAINS InterPro DOMAIN/s: Xyloglucan endotransglucosylase/hydrolase (InterPro:IPR016455), Xyloglucan endo-transglycosylase, C-terminal (InterPro:IPR010713), Concanavalin A-like lectin/glucanase, subgroup (InterPro:IPR013320), Concanavalin A-like lectin/glucanase (InterPro:IPR008985), Glycoside hydrolase, family 16 (InterPro:IPR000757), Glycoside hydrolase, family 16, active site (InterPro:IPR008263); BEST Arabidopsis thaliana protein match is: xyloglucan endotransglucosylase/hydrolase 16 (TAIR:AT3G23730.1); Has 30201 Blast hits to 17322 proteins in 780 species: Archae - 12; Bacteria - 1396; Metazoa - 17338; Fungi - 3422; Plants - 5037; Viruses - 0; Other Eukaryotes - 2996 (source: NCBI BLink).), translated as MGPSSSLTTIVATVLLVTLFGSAYASNFFDEFDLTWGDHRGKIFNGGNMLSLSLDQVSGSGFKSKKEYLFGRIDMQLKLVAGNSAGTVTAYYLSSQGATHDEIDFEFLGNETGKPYVLHTNVFAQGKGDREQQFYLWFDPTKNFHTYSIVWRPQHIIFLVDNLPIRVFNNAEKLGVPFPKSQPMRIYSSLWNADDWATRGGLVKTDWSKAPFTAYYRGFNAAACTASSGCDPKFKSSFGDGKLQVATELNAYGRRRLRWVQKYFMIYNYCSDLKRFPRGFPPECKKSRV; from the exons ATGGGTCCAAGTTCGAGCCTCACCACCATCGTGGCGACTGTTCTTCTTGTGACATTGTTCGGTTCGGCCTACGCAAGCAACTTCTTCGACGAGTTTGACCTCACTTGGGGTGACCACAGAGGCAAAATCTTCAACGGAGGAAATATGCTGTCTTTGTCGCTGGACCAGGTTTCCGGGTCAggtttcaaatccaaaaaagagTATTTGTTCGGTCGGATCGATATGCAGCTCAAACTTGTCGCCGGAAACTCGGCCGGCACCGTCACTGCTTACTAC TTGTCTTCACAAGGAGCAACACATGACGAGATAGACTTTGAGTTTCTAGGTAACGAGACAGGGAAGCCTTATGTTCTTCACACCAATGTCTTTGCTCAAGGGAAAGGAGACAGAGAGCAACAGTTTTATCTCTGGTTCGACCCAACCAAGAACTTCCACACTTACTCCATTGTCTGGAGACCCCAACACATCAT ATTCTTGGTGGACAATTTACCCATTAGAGTGTTCAACAATGCAGAGAAGCTCGGCGTTCCTTTCCCAAAGAGTCAACCCATGAGGATCTACTCTAGCCTGTGGAATGCAGACGATTGGGCCACGAGAGGTGGTCTAGTCAAGACTGACTGGTCCAAGGCTCCTTTCACAGCTTACTACAGAGGATTCAACGCTGCGGCTTGCACAGCCTCTTCAGGATGTGACCCTAAATTCAAGAGTTCTTTTGGTGATGGTAAATTGCAAGTGGCAACCGAGCTCAATGCTTATGGCAGGAGGAGACTCAGATGGGTTCAGAAATACTTCATGATCTATAATTATTGCTCTGATCTCAAAAGGTTCCCTCGTGGATTCCCTCCAGAATGCAAGAAGTCCAGAGTCTGA